Proteins encoded by one window of Halomonas sp. Bachu 37:
- a CDS encoding flagellar protein FlhE translates to MKRLVSMISWMKQRQWVLVVSVWMLGWAPAVLAAPGSWTATAPGFMVAMSERTADSASMTPPAGMTEPESRISGIQWRYRQPVGSQVKAWLCHPSRCVALTGMRGMTQALQGATAEAPLQFRFALPPGQRPVRVQGLQVIVNYQ, encoded by the coding sequence ATGAAACGACTCGTCAGCATGATAAGCTGGATGAAGCAGCGGCAGTGGGTTCTGGTGGTCTCCGTCTGGATGCTCGGCTGGGCGCCGGCCGTGCTGGCCGCCCCGGGTAGCTGGACGGCAACCGCCCCGGGCTTCATGGTGGCCATGAGCGAGCGCACGGCCGATAGCGCTTCCATGACCCCGCCGGCCGGCATGACCGAGCCGGAGTCCCGGATCAGTGGGATCCAGTGGCGCTATCGCCAGCCGGTGGGCAGTCAGGTCAAGGCTTGGTTGTGTCACCCCAGCCGCTGTGTCGCGTTGACCGGCATGCGGGGGATGACCCAGGCACTGCAGGGAGCGACGGCTGAGGCCCCCTTGCAGTTTCGCTTCGCGTTGCCACCGGGACAAAGGCCGGTGAGGGTGCAAGGGCTGCAGGTCATCGTGAATTATCAGTAA
- the flhB gene encoding flagellar biosynthesis protein FlhB: protein MADNDSDQEKTEEATPRRQEKAREEGQVPRSRELTTFLMLLGGVIGLWSMGKMLYDQLGTVMERAFLFDRRQAMEPISMLTTALELGERTLYAMLPLFLLLTVIALVAPALLGGWLISAKSMQPKLSKLNPAKGLKRMFSSQALVELAKALAKSVLVGGVGGAFLYFNIGKLLGLMDQPVHQALASALTMAAQAAGLMVLTLLVVILIDVPFQIWSNAKKLRMSKEEVKREHKESEGDPHVKARIRQQQQAMARGRMMSKVPEADVIITNPTHYAVALSYQEGQMGAPRVVAKGADAVAARIREIGHEAGVPRLEAAPLARALYHHVDLDAEVPADLYTAVAEVMAWAYRLKRVDEVGGEVPPRPDNLPVPPEMDAPRTGGASEEQP, encoded by the coding sequence ATGGCGGATAACGACAGCGACCAGGAAAAGACCGAAGAGGCCACGCCCAGGCGCCAGGAAAAGGCGCGTGAAGAGGGGCAGGTTCCGCGTTCTCGCGAGCTGACCACCTTCTTGATGCTGTTGGGTGGCGTCATCGGCTTGTGGTCGATGGGCAAGATGCTCTACGACCAGTTGGGCACGGTCATGGAACGAGCGTTTCTGTTCGACCGTCGCCAAGCCATGGAGCCTATTTCCATGCTGACTACCGCCCTGGAGCTGGGCGAGCGAACCCTGTACGCGATGTTGCCGCTGTTCTTGTTGCTGACGGTCATCGCCCTGGTGGCGCCGGCTCTGCTGGGGGGATGGTTGATTTCCGCCAAGTCGATGCAGCCGAAGCTATCGAAACTTAACCCCGCCAAAGGCTTGAAGCGCATGTTTTCAAGCCAGGCGCTGGTGGAGCTGGCCAAGGCGCTGGCGAAATCGGTCCTGGTCGGTGGCGTCGGCGGTGCGTTTCTGTACTTCAATATCGGCAAGTTGCTGGGCCTGATGGATCAGCCGGTGCATCAGGCCCTGGCGTCGGCACTTACCATGGCGGCGCAGGCGGCGGGCCTGATGGTGCTGACACTGCTGGTGGTGATTCTGATCGACGTTCCTTTCCAGATATGGAGCAATGCCAAGAAATTGCGCATGAGCAAGGAGGAGGTCAAGCGCGAGCACAAGGAGTCCGAAGGCGACCCCCACGTCAAGGCGCGCATTCGGCAACAGCAGCAGGCAATGGCGCGAGGGCGTATGATGAGCAAGGTGCCCGAAGCCGACGTCATCATCACCAACCCCACCCACTATGCCGTTGCGCTGTCCTATCAGGAAGGTCAGATGGGCGCGCCGCGGGTGGTGGCCAAGGGGGCCGATGCCGTTGCCGCCAGGATTCGCGAGATAGGCCATGAGGCCGGCGTGCCCCGGCTTGAAGCCGCGCCGTTGGCGCGGGCCCTGTATCATCATGTCGATCTGGATGCCGAAGTCCCGGCCGACCTATACACTGCGGTGGCGGAGGTCATGGCCTGGGCCTACCGTCTCAAACGCGTCGATGAAGTAGGAGGAGAGGTGCCACCGAGACCCGACAACCTTCCGGTACCCCCGGAAATGGACGCTCCCCGAACTGGCGGCGCTAGCGAGGAGCAGCCATGA
- the flhF gene encoding flagellar biosynthesis protein FlhF codes for MSVRRFVGANSRDVMRQVREALGDDALILANRRTEDGVEILAMADEAVDHFDPTPESPPVEPNATEVAPPATPPVGRDDPLHAMSERLLKEMQDMRELLATEKSRVAATPAGCRQRLLQVMREVGFSHELADDILTGLPEEYALLDETSEQPLVWLRRQLADRLHVLDAEAPFFDQTGIVALVGPTGVGKTTTTAKLAARFVMRHGTRPVALVTTDSFRIGAHEQLRIYARLLDTPMYALDAEQPIDDLLGRLQGKQWVIIDTVGMSQRDQRVIEQIAHLQGGRSRVRLVLLLNAASQPETLEEVVMRYRQAARAAGAELDDCIITKQDEAGRLAPVLDIVMRHGLRILFGSHGQRVPEDMAVADAEGLVEQALTTRTPMPGAAESAPASAVSLPSWSRDVLGQGRRLSALMTALRKRVVGFSALEALWDMAALPMALQDERLSQLLEGYPPADSILGMAWSPRRNERGCDWAMPDIGLDADGAWVALPWLQHRHPAGWRERLAQVSHDAGVIVHLLPGLPAPAAWVWLEEQQMTWVSLVRSSQRVEYGAQRTTLGPLLEEAPHFSQVSVRFRGQVMQLHVAREAVQAPVDPRRASAGEREDMLAWRGEIRDPENAKVVARRYWLTPVRLGDDALSLLLTHLQSEGLAALTRRAWQQLKEADGGELSPEIRLLMASGLAAVAGHLDVAEDEAAAALRANVLGLAGNRRRRRDIAMLDGLAYAFMARDAIRQFGSAGLEGMS; via the coding sequence ATGAGCGTAAGACGTTTCGTTGGGGCAAATAGTCGGGATGTCATGCGCCAGGTACGCGAAGCGCTGGGGGACGATGCACTGATCCTGGCCAATCGCCGCACCGAGGACGGCGTGGAAATCCTGGCCATGGCCGACGAGGCGGTGGATCATTTCGACCCTACGCCCGAGTCGCCCCCCGTCGAGCCAAACGCCACTGAAGTGGCGCCGCCAGCCACCCCCCCTGTCGGGCGGGATGACCCGTTGCATGCCATGAGCGAAAGACTGCTCAAGGAAATGCAGGATATGCGCGAGCTCCTGGCCACGGAAAAGAGCCGCGTTGCCGCTACACCCGCCGGATGCCGTCAGCGCCTGCTGCAGGTCATGCGCGAAGTCGGTTTCAGCCATGAGCTGGCCGACGATATCCTGACCGGTCTGCCCGAAGAGTATGCCCTGCTCGACGAGACCAGCGAACAGCCGCTGGTCTGGCTGCGCCGGCAACTGGCCGACCGTCTGCATGTGCTCGACGCCGAAGCGCCGTTCTTCGACCAGACCGGTATCGTCGCGCTGGTCGGTCCTACCGGAGTGGGCAAGACCACCACCACGGCCAAGCTTGCGGCACGTTTCGTCATGCGCCACGGCACGCGCCCGGTAGCACTGGTGACCACCGACAGTTTCCGTATCGGTGCCCACGAGCAGCTACGTATCTATGCCCGCCTGCTGGATACGCCGATGTACGCTCTCGATGCCGAACAGCCGATCGACGATCTGCTGGGCCGGCTGCAGGGCAAGCAGTGGGTGATCATCGATACCGTCGGCATGAGCCAGCGCGACCAGCGGGTCATCGAGCAGATCGCTCACCTTCAGGGGGGCCGCTCGCGGGTGCGCCTGGTGCTGCTGCTGAATGCCGCCAGCCAGCCGGAGACGCTGGAGGAAGTGGTCATGCGTTACCGCCAGGCCGCCCGTGCCGCCGGCGCCGAACTCGATGACTGCATCATCACCAAGCAGGATGAGGCGGGGCGCCTGGCGCCGGTGCTGGATATCGTCATGCGTCATGGTCTGCGCATCCTGTTCGGATCTCACGGTCAGCGCGTTCCCGAAGATATGGCGGTGGCGGATGCCGAGGGTCTGGTGGAACAGGCATTGACCACACGCACCCCCATGCCCGGCGCGGCGGAGAGTGCCCCCGCTTCTGCGGTCTCCCTGCCGAGCTGGTCGCGGGATGTGCTCGGTCAGGGGCGGCGGCTGTCCGCATTGATGACGGCGCTGCGCAAGCGTGTCGTCGGCTTTTCCGCGCTGGAAGCGCTATGGGACATGGCGGCACTGCCCATGGCGCTTCAGGACGAGCGGTTGTCGCAATTGCTGGAGGGTTACCCGCCGGCGGATAGCATTCTAGGCATGGCCTGGTCGCCCCGACGCAACGAAAGGGGCTGTGACTGGGCGATGCCGGATATCGGTCTGGACGCCGATGGTGCCTGGGTGGCGCTGCCCTGGCTGCAGCATCGCCATCCCGCTGGCTGGCGCGAGCGGCTGGCGCAGGTTTCGCATGACGCCGGGGTTATCGTCCACCTGCTCCCCGGCTTGCCCGCTCCCGCGGCCTGGGTCTGGCTGGAAGAGCAACAGATGACCTGGGTCAGCCTCGTGCGCAGCAGTCAGCGGGTAGAATATGGCGCGCAACGCACCACGCTCGGACCCCTCCTGGAAGAGGCGCCACATTTTTCCCAGGTGTCGGTACGCTTTCGTGGCCAGGTCATGCAGCTGCATGTGGCGCGTGAAGCCGTCCAGGCCCCGGTCGATCCGCGTCGGGCAAGCGCAGGCGAGCGTGAGGACATGCTCGCCTGGCGCGGGGAAATCCGCGATCCCGAAAACGCCAAGGTGGTGGCCCGGCGCTACTGGTTGACGCCGGTGCGCCTGGGCGACGATGCGCTTTCACTATTATTGACGCACTTGCAGAGCGAAGGCTTGGCGGCATTGACCCGCCGCGCCTGGCAACAGCTCAAGGAAGCCGACGGCGGAGAGCTGAGCCCCGAAATCCGCCTGTTGATGGCCTCGGGTCTGGCCGCTGTGGCGGGTCACCTAGACGTTGCCGAGGACGAAGCGGCAGCGGCATTGCGGGCGAACGTGCTCGGCCTGGCGGGTAATCGCCGGCGTCGGCGCGACATCGCCATGCTCGATGGCCTGGCGTATGCCTTCATGGCGCGTGACGCCATTCGCCAATTCGGCTCGGCCGGCCTGGAGGGAATGTCGTGA
- a CDS encoding RNA polymerase sigma factor FliA, protein MYTAQGRINQSELLAQYMPLVRRQALSLQVRLPSCIELDDLIQAGMVGLLEALGRFDASQGASFATFASQRIRGAMVDELRTRDWLPRSVRRSARAMDEAVRRLEQVLGRPPEEHEIAAELEMPLEAYRQLLSDTNSGQLLPFEALVEESGEPAGDIAAHLPFETLLDGQQRQRLIEAIEQLPEREKLLMALYYQEELNLKEVGAVLGVTESRVSQLHSQAISRLRARLGEAD, encoded by the coding sequence ATGTATACAGCACAAGGCAGGATCAACCAGAGTGAATTGCTGGCGCAATACATGCCGCTGGTCAGACGCCAGGCGCTGTCACTGCAGGTCAGATTGCCATCCTGCATCGAGCTTGATGACCTGATTCAAGCCGGCATGGTGGGGTTGCTAGAGGCCTTGGGACGTTTCGATGCCAGCCAGGGGGCGAGCTTCGCCACCTTTGCCAGCCAGCGGATTCGCGGCGCCATGGTGGATGAATTGCGCACCCGTGACTGGCTGCCACGTAGCGTCAGGCGCTCGGCCAGGGCGATGGATGAAGCCGTGCGGCGTCTCGAACAGGTGCTGGGAAGGCCTCCAGAAGAGCACGAAATAGCCGCCGAGCTGGAGATGCCCCTGGAGGCCTACCGCCAACTCCTCAGCGATACCAATAGCGGGCAGTTGTTGCCCTTTGAAGCGCTGGTGGAAGAAAGCGGAGAGCCGGCGGGAGACATCGCCGCGCACCTGCCCTTCGAAACGCTGCTGGATGGTCAGCAACGCCAGCGCCTGATCGAGGCGATCGAGCAGTTGCCGGAGCGGGAAAAACTGCTGATGGCGTTGTATTACCAGGAAGAGCTCAACCTCAAGGAAGTGGGGGCTGTGCTGGGGGTGACGGAATCGCGTGTCTCCCAGTTGCACAGCCAGGCTATCAGCCGTCTACGCGCGCGCCTTGGCGAGGCCGATTGA
- the cheZ gene encoding protein phosphatase CheZ encodes MSQNEQSSTAQLSEEAAEDLIHRIGKLTRMLRENMRELGLDKEIEKAAEAIPDARDRLHYVAAMTEQAAERALNAIDRAQPMQDQLTERAEALDKRWADWFEEPKELDEAKALVKETRGYLGDVPVMTAATNKELLEIMMAQDFQDLTGQVIKKMMDVIREIEHQLVQVLIDSVPETQAREHMQRKAEDQWKNDSVRRNEDLLNGPQIKDDAPDVVSGQDQVDDLLDQLGF; translated from the coding sequence ATGAGCCAGAATGAGCAGTCCAGCACTGCCCAGCTGTCCGAGGAAGCTGCCGAAGACCTGATCCATCGCATCGGCAAGTTGACGCGCATGTTGCGCGAAAACATGCGTGAACTGGGCCTGGACAAGGAAATCGAGAAAGCGGCGGAAGCGATTCCTGATGCGCGTGACCGCCTGCATTATGTGGCGGCCATGACAGAGCAGGCGGCTGAGCGGGCGCTGAATGCCATTGACCGAGCTCAGCCCATGCAGGATCAGTTGACCGAGCGCGCCGAAGCGCTGGACAAGCGCTGGGCCGACTGGTTCGAGGAGCCCAAGGAGCTGGATGAGGCCAAGGCACTGGTCAAGGAAACTCGTGGTTACCTGGGTGACGTGCCGGTGATGACGGCCGCTACCAACAAGGAGCTGCTCGAGATCATGATGGCCCAGGATTTCCAGGACCTGACCGGCCAGGTGATCAAGAAGATGATGGACGTCATCCGTGAGATCGAGCATCAACTGGTACAGGTACTGATCGACAGCGTTCCCGAGACCCAGGCCCGTGAGCACATGCAGCGCAAGGCCGAGGATCAATGGAAAAACGATAGCGTGCGCCGTAACGAAGACCTGCTCAACGGACCGCAGATCAAGGACGATGCCCCGGATGTGGTAAGCGGACAGGACCAGGTTGACGATCTTCTGGACCAGCTGGGTTTCTGA
- a CDS encoding motility protein A has translation MNPSTLIGMFASIALLVSVLFFTAESPESFLNLPGLAIVLTGTLAATFISYPLREVLHVVRLVGIVFRRENTYVRDDIKELVDMSRLWFKGDVRAVEAALEDTRNPFLRTGIQLVIANTKEDEIFDLMRWRIARLKAREHAQAQVFRTMATYAPAFGMIGTLVGLVNMLEVMDAGDLEVIGPRMAVALLTTFYGILLANLIFKPIAVKLERRTEDRLITMNMVMEGISLITKRRLPSFIEETLNSFVADFHDEIRERRVPSKPATGKG, from the coding sequence ATGAATCCTTCGACGCTGATAGGCATGTTTGCCAGCATAGCGCTACTGGTGAGCGTCCTGTTCTTTACTGCGGAATCACCCGAAAGTTTTCTTAATCTTCCGGGGCTGGCGATCGTGCTCACCGGTACTCTGGCCGCCACTTTCATCAGTTATCCCCTGAGGGAAGTGCTGCATGTGGTGCGCCTGGTAGGCATCGTGTTTCGTCGCGAGAATACCTATGTGCGGGATGACATCAAGGAACTCGTCGACATGTCCCGGTTATGGTTCAAGGGTGACGTGCGGGCGGTGGAAGCGGCTCTGGAAGACACGCGCAATCCCTTTCTGCGCACCGGCATCCAGCTTGTCATTGCCAACACCAAGGAGGACGAGATATTCGATCTGATGCGCTGGCGTATCGCTCGACTGAAGGCCCGCGAACATGCCCAGGCGCAAGTGTTTCGTACCATGGCGACCTATGCGCCCGCCTTCGGCATGATCGGTACCCTGGTCGGTCTGGTGAACATGCTGGAAGTCATGGATGCCGGCGACCTGGAAGTCATCGGTCCGCGCATGGCCGTGGCGCTGCTGACCACTTTCTATGGCATCTTGCTGGCCAACCTGATTTTCAAGCCTATCGCGGTCAAGCTGGAACGGCGTACCGAAGACCGCCTGATTACCATGAACATGGTGATGGAAGGCATTTCGTTGATCACCAAGCGTCGTCTGCCTTCCTTTATCGAGGAAACGCTCAATTCCTTCGTCGCCGACTTTCATGATGAAATTCGCGAGAGAAGGGTTCCCTCGAAACCCGCCACTGGCAAGGGGTAG
- the cheY gene encoding chemotaxis response regulator CheY, with product MADKNMSFLVVDDFPTMRRIVRSLLKELGFTNVEEAEDGQDALNKLRGGSFEFVVSDWNMPNLDGLEMLKEIRQDDALKHLPVLMVTAEAKKENIIAAAQAGANGYVVKPFTAATLEEKLNKIFEKMGK from the coding sequence ATGGCAGACAAGAACATGAGCTTTCTGGTGGTCGACGACTTTCCTACCATGCGGCGTATCGTGCGTAGCCTGCTCAAGGAGTTGGGTTTCACCAATGTCGAGGAAGCGGAAGATGGCCAGGACGCACTGAACAAGCTACGTGGCGGTAGTTTCGAATTCGTCGTCTCCGACTGGAACATGCCCAACCTGGATGGCCTGGAAATGCTCAAGGAGATTCGCCAGGACGATGCCTTGAAGCACCTGCCGGTATTGATGGTGACGGCGGAAGCCAAGAAGGAAAATATCATTGCGGCGGCTCAAGCGGGGGCCAACGGCTACGTGGTCAAGCCGTTCACCGCCGCCACGTTGGAAGAGAAGCTCAACAAGATTTTCGAGAAAATGGGCAAATGA
- the flhA gene encoding flagellar biosynthesis protein FlhA, translated as MKGLSHYLGRRDWAGDVPMKLLAGPLLILMILGMMILPLPPFALDLLFTFNIALAVMVLLVSMFTQKPLDFAAFPAVLLFTTLLRLSLNVASTRVVLMEGHQGGDAAGKVIEAFGTFLVGGNFAVGLVVFLILVIINFMVITKGAGRIAEVGARFMLDAMPGKQMAIDADLNAGLIGEEDARTRRAEVAQEADFYGSMDGASKFVRGDAMAGLVIMVVNVIGGLLIGMMQHGMGFGDAARTYTLLTIGDGLVAQIPALVISTAAGVTVSRVTTDQDVGQQMIGQLFVNPQVMILSAMVMGLLGLVPGMPNLVFLIFTALLAGLAWYLMRQKEQALVQQEIGAEPPPVQETPEASWEDVQLVDTLGLEVGHRLIPLVDSRQQGELLGRIKSVRKKFAQEVGFLPPVVHIRDNLELSPSTYVLTMKGAEIGRAEAYPGKWLAIDPGQVSGELQGTPTQDPAFGLPAIWIDGNQREHAQVYGYTVVDASTVVATHLNHLLHRHSPEMLGRQEVQKLLDKLGEDQKSLVEEVVPKAISLTVLQRILQNLLDEDVSIRDMRTILDTLAEYAGQQQDPNELTALVRIALGRAITQQWFAGQEMLNVMGLEAQLEQVLLQAMNGNGAMEPGLADTLMTQAQQALERHEATGEPPVLVVQHSLRAVLSRFLRRRLRHLVVMSQAEIPDDRTLRVTTLVGGRQ; from the coding sequence ATGAAAGGCTTGAGCCACTACCTGGGACGGCGTGACTGGGCGGGCGACGTGCCCATGAAGCTGCTCGCCGGCCCGCTGCTTATCCTGATGATCCTGGGCATGATGATCCTGCCCTTGCCGCCGTTCGCCCTGGACCTGCTGTTCACCTTCAATATCGCACTGGCCGTCATGGTCTTGCTGGTCAGCATGTTCACTCAGAAGCCGCTGGATTTCGCCGCCTTCCCGGCGGTGTTGCTGTTTACTACCCTGTTGCGGCTATCGCTCAATGTGGCTTCCACCCGGGTGGTGCTGATGGAAGGGCACCAGGGTGGCGATGCGGCGGGCAAGGTCATCGAGGCTTTCGGTACCTTCCTGGTGGGCGGCAATTTTGCTGTCGGCCTGGTGGTGTTTCTGATCCTGGTGATCATCAACTTCATGGTCATCACCAAGGGTGCCGGGCGTATCGCCGAAGTGGGTGCTCGCTTCATGCTCGACGCCATGCCCGGCAAGCAGATGGCCATCGATGCCGACCTCAACGCCGGTCTGATCGGCGAGGAGGACGCACGTACCCGCCGTGCCGAAGTCGCCCAGGAGGCGGACTTCTACGGCTCCATGGACGGTGCCAGCAAGTTTGTCCGCGGCGACGCCATGGCGGGCCTGGTGATCATGGTGGTCAACGTCATCGGTGGGCTGCTGATCGGCATGATGCAGCATGGCATGGGTTTCGGCGATGCGGCGCGTACCTATACGCTACTGACCATCGGCGACGGCCTGGTCGCCCAGATTCCGGCCCTGGTGATTTCCACCGCCGCTGGCGTGACGGTCTCCCGGGTGACCACCGACCAGGATGTCGGCCAGCAGATGATCGGACAGCTGTTCGTCAACCCGCAGGTCATGATCCTGTCCGCCATGGTCATGGGGTTGCTAGGGCTGGTGCCGGGGATGCCCAACCTGGTATTTCTGATCTTCACCGCTCTGCTGGCGGGTCTGGCCTGGTATCTCATGCGGCAGAAAGAGCAGGCGCTGGTGCAGCAGGAGATCGGCGCCGAACCGCCGCCGGTACAGGAAACGCCGGAGGCCAGCTGGGAGGATGTCCAACTGGTCGATACCCTCGGCCTGGAGGTCGGTCATCGCCTGATTCCGCTGGTCGACTCGCGCCAGCAGGGAGAGCTGCTGGGCAGGATCAAGAGCGTGCGCAAGAAGTTCGCCCAGGAGGTCGGTTTCCTGCCGCCGGTGGTGCATATCCGCGATAACCTCGAACTTTCGCCCAGCACTTACGTGCTGACCATGAAGGGTGCCGAGATCGGCCGCGCCGAGGCGTATCCCGGCAAGTGGCTGGCGATCGACCCCGGCCAGGTGTCGGGCGAGCTCCAGGGCACGCCCACCCAGGACCCGGCCTTCGGCTTGCCGGCGATCTGGATCGACGGCAATCAGCGCGAGCACGCCCAGGTATACGGCTATACCGTGGTGGATGCCAGCACCGTGGTGGCCACGCACCTGAATCACCTGCTGCATCGGCATTCGCCCGAGATGCTGGGCCGCCAGGAAGTGCAGAAGCTGCTCGACAAGCTGGGCGAAGATCAGAAATCCCTGGTGGAGGAAGTGGTACCCAAGGCGATCAGCCTGACCGTGCTGCAGCGAATCCTGCAGAATCTGCTCGACGAGGACGTCTCGATCCGCGATATGCGGACTATCCTCGATACCCTGGCGGAATATGCCGGTCAGCAGCAGGACCCCAATGAACTGACTGCCCTGGTGCGCATTGCCCTGGGCCGAGCGATCACCCAGCAGTGGTTCGCCGGTCAGGAGATGCTGAACGTCATGGGGCTGGAAGCGCAGCTGGAGCAGGTTCTGTTGCAGGCGATGAACGGCAACGGCGCCATGGAACCGGGGCTTGCCGACACCCTGATGACCCAGGCCCAACAGGCACTGGAGCGGCACGAAGCCACGGGCGAGCCGCCGGTGCTGGTGGTCCAGCATTCGCTGCGCGCCGTGCTTTCGCGCTTCCTGCGGCGCCGGTTGCGGCATCTGGTGGTGATGTCCCAGGCGGAGATTCCCGATGACCGGACACTGCGTGTCACCACGCTGGTGGGCGGACGTCAGTGA
- a CDS encoding OmpA/MotB family protein codes for MLDHDTRQTLEPVAMGGDDESWLTSYLDVLTLLITLFVLLLALTPPGSGDASENQMASSSAVPSASRMAQSTGIQPAHDGIQPRFSGLSIPGVSVDAGSEGVTLRIDDSLLFSSGQAELTGQGRTLIQSLVEVLESFDGQISVEGHTDSIPIATARFPSNWELSSARAIAVVRHLESEGVKIERMRAVGYADTQPMQSNNTREGRAANRRVELLLRQGGQR; via the coding sequence ATGCTGGATCATGATACGCGGCAGACACTGGAACCCGTGGCGATGGGCGGTGACGATGAGAGCTGGCTGACCAGTTATCTCGATGTGCTCACCTTGCTGATTACCCTGTTCGTGCTTCTGCTGGCGCTGACACCGCCCGGAAGCGGCGATGCCAGCGAGAACCAGATGGCCTCGTCGTCAGCGGTTCCTTCGGCGTCGCGGATGGCGCAATCGACGGGTATCCAGCCGGCGCATGACGGTATCCAGCCACGTTTTTCCGGCCTCAGCATTCCCGGCGTGAGTGTCGATGCAGGGAGTGAGGGAGTCACCTTGCGTATCGACGATAGTCTGCTGTTTTCCAGCGGCCAGGCCGAACTGACCGGTCAGGGCAGAACGCTGATCCAGAGCCTGGTGGAGGTGCTGGAGTCCTTTGACGGTCAGATTTCCGTGGAGGGCCATACCGACAGCATCCCCATTGCCACGGCACGTTTCCCCTCCAACTGGGAACTCTCCTCGGCACGGGCGATCGCCGTGGTACGCCATCTGGAAAGCGAAGGGGTGAAGATCGAGCGTATGCGTGCCGTGGGTTATGCCGATACCCAGCCGATGCAGAGCAATAATACCAGGGAAGGCCGGGCCGCCAATCGACGGGTGGAGTTGCTGTTGCGCCAGGGAGGACAAAGGTGA